The Serratia rhizosphaerae genome has a segment encoding these proteins:
- a CDS encoding glycosyl hydrolase family 28-related protein gives MMSTTLEENTGYFLSPEMFGAVGDGLHDDSDAIQKAIDHARVNKYRKVVGKGNYLINKTLLIGSDGNGFALHLQSLIVGEQFPALPEKWWDATPAIAPHQSAGSQNNIDLRVEYFNGANKATWFRNWGNGITASRLYCGSMKNFIIGYRCYKDTQRVTGMNDLAGCSWYGGYLGALIGTGDKVPGFTTVAECHSFDIQWFASNKYGGVILLSGAQYANIYKGTYDYNGKFSVWMNLGANNPDTENNGKVIGFGDTISDGVVTGTVLTEPSYHQGSYYILVTDTQSALDGQSTWTAGKPLSNQDGSWKATAEKIITCTTTEARYFDVVANIRTGGFGKCIIEPEYIGGLIGHNLFTSQYRAASATSINDTSNYRGLGVASTADRLEMTATSHSNTPFISAYKDETQVRTHLRLFNQSKLLGLNKSVNVPNDSPTWIFSLGANTSATIAMWKVYVTSTTTGISGEANVTVRGNEAFITNVVYASNMQFKVDGLKLLVHQSTGASRNIFMNAIRVA, from the coding sequence ATGATGAGTACAACCCTAGAAGAAAATACCGGCTATTTCTTATCACCGGAAATGTTCGGCGCCGTTGGCGACGGCCTGCACGATGACAGCGATGCTATCCAGAAGGCCATCGACCATGCTCGCGTAAATAAATACCGAAAAGTTGTCGGCAAAGGCAACTACCTGATTAATAAAACACTGTTAATAGGCTCTGACGGCAATGGCTTTGCGCTGCACCTGCAATCGCTGATTGTCGGCGAGCAGTTCCCCGCGCTGCCGGAAAAATGGTGGGATGCCACACCGGCGATCGCCCCCCATCAATCCGCCGGCAGTCAAAACAACATTGACCTGCGCGTCGAATACTTCAATGGTGCCAATAAAGCGACCTGGTTCAGAAACTGGGGGAACGGCATCACCGCCTCAAGGCTGTACTGCGGCAGCATGAAAAATTTCATTATCGGTTACCGCTGCTATAAAGACACCCAGCGGGTAACGGGGATGAACGACCTCGCCGGCTGCAGCTGGTACGGCGGCTATCTGGGGGCACTGATCGGCACCGGTGATAAAGTGCCGGGCTTTACCACCGTCGCGGAGTGCCATTCATTTGATATTCAATGGTTCGCCTCAAACAAATATGGCGGAGTAATTCTGCTCTCGGGGGCGCAGTACGCCAACATTTACAAGGGCACTTACGACTATAACGGCAAGTTCTCGGTCTGGATGAACCTGGGCGCCAACAACCCGGATACGGAAAATAACGGCAAAGTTATCGGCTTCGGCGACACCATCAGCGACGGCGTCGTCACCGGCACGGTACTGACGGAGCCTTCCTATCATCAGGGCAGCTATTACATTCTGGTCACCGATACGCAGAGTGCGCTGGACGGCCAGAGCACCTGGACGGCAGGCAAACCGCTGAGCAACCAGGACGGCAGTTGGAAGGCCACGGCGGAAAAAATCATTACCTGCACCACCACCGAAGCCCGCTACTTTGACGTAGTCGCCAATATTCGCACCGGAGGTTTCGGCAAATGCATCATTGAACCTGAATATATCGGCGGCCTGATCGGGCATAACCTCTTCACCAGCCAGTACCGGGCGGCCAGCGCAACATCAATCAACGATACCTCCAACTATCGCGGCCTTGGCGTGGCCAGCACGGCGGATCGCCTGGAGATGACGGCCACCAGCCACAGCAATACGCCGTTTATCAGCGCGTATAAGGATGAAACGCAGGTCAGAACCCATTTACGCCTTTTCAATCAGAGCAAGCTGCTGGGGTTAAACAAATCGGTTAACGTGCCCAATGACAGCCCGACCTGGATCTTCTCGCTGGGAGCGAATACTTCAGCCACTATCGCCATGTGGAAGGTATATGTCACCTCAACCACGACAGGTATCTCAGGGGAAGCAAACGTCACCGTCAGGGGCAATGAAGCGTTTATTACCAACGTGGTGTATGCCTCCAATATGCAGTTCAAGGTCGACGGGCTGAAGCTGCTGGTGCATCAAAGCACCGGCGCCAGCAGAAATATCTTTATGAACGCCATCCGCGTCGCCTGA
- a CDS encoding MFS transporter, which yields MSSDAFSAPAQRAVLPCPPKLLIAIIAFAAIAPGVLMTAPAIAAQLAAEWRLTPAQIGRLFACELGAMSLATLPAWWWMSRINWRRVAWLAAGVFLLGNLASALVSGFGPLLALRFIASLAGGTLMILCITCAAGVSNASRVYACWVLGQLALGAIGLLALPPLFAQFGLMAVYLLLAALMLCCLPLIAAFPDGYRPAPQTTTSRRPAPVARKLCAVAAVLCFYISLSAVWTFIGNIGAAAGLSAVHGGQVLAIATLFGIAGAGVAALTGDHRQRQRLMVFGYLLLLTSIMLLFATPQLARFAAAAVLFKFTWTFVLPFMLAAVAGLDNNGKLMNGINLVIGGGMAIGPLLAGYLLQFFGGFGALLGGALSCALLSLLLISLASRASRAPFNKESAT from the coding sequence ATGTCCAGCGATGCCTTTTCCGCGCCTGCCCAGCGGGCGGTGCTGCCCTGCCCGCCAAAGCTGCTGATCGCCATTATCGCCTTCGCCGCCATCGCACCCGGCGTGCTGATGACCGCGCCGGCGATCGCCGCGCAGCTGGCCGCTGAATGGCGTCTGACGCCTGCGCAGATCGGCCGGCTGTTCGCCTGCGAGCTGGGGGCGATGAGCCTCGCCACGCTGCCGGCCTGGTGGTGGATGAGCCGCATCAACTGGCGTCGGGTCGCCTGGCTGGCGGCCGGCGTCTTTCTGCTCGGCAATCTGGCCTCGGCGCTGGTAAGCGGCTTCGGCCCGCTGCTGGCGCTGCGCTTTATCGCCTCGCTGGCGGGCGGCACGCTGATGATTCTTTGCATTACCTGCGCCGCCGGCGTCAGCAACGCCAGCCGGGTTTATGCCTGCTGGGTGCTGGGCCAGCTGGCGCTGGGGGCGATCGGCCTGCTGGCGCTGCCGCCGCTGTTTGCCCAGTTCGGCCTGATGGCGGTCTACCTGCTACTGGCGGCGCTGATGCTGTGCTGCCTGCCGCTGATCGCCGCCTTTCCCGACGGCTACCGACCGGCGCCGCAGACGACAACGTCCCGCCGCCCCGCCCCGGTCGCGCGCAAGCTGTGCGCGGTGGCGGCAGTGCTGTGCTTTTATATCAGCCTGAGCGCGGTCTGGACGTTTATCGGCAATATCGGCGCCGCCGCCGGGCTGTCGGCGGTGCACGGCGGCCAGGTGCTGGCCATCGCCACGCTGTTCGGCATCGCCGGCGCCGGCGTGGCCGCGCTGACCGGTGACCATCGTCAGCGACAGCGGCTGATGGTCTTCGGCTACCTGCTGCTGCTGACCAGTATCATGCTGCTGTTCGCCACCCCGCAGCTGGCGCGCTTTGCCGCCGCGGCGGTGCTGTTCAAATTCACCTGGACCTTCGTACTGCCGTTTATGCTGGCGGCCGTCGCCGGGCTGGATAACAACGGCAAACTGATGAACGGCATCAACCTGGTCATCGGCGGCGGCATGGCCATCGGTCCGCTGCTGGCCGGCTATCTGCTGCAATTTTTCGGCGGCTTCGGCGCGCTGCTCGGCGGCGCACTGAGCTGCGCCCTGCTGTCGCTGCTGCTGATCTCGCTGGCATCCCGCGCGTCGCGCGCGCCCTTTAACAAGGAGTCTGCAACGTGA
- a CDS encoding arylsulfatase, with protein MKRKVVAVALSSVVSGLAHSAPGERPNVLIIVADDMGYSDITPFGGEIPTPNLQALAEQGVRMSQFYTSPMSAPARSMLMTGNTNQQAGMGAMWWYQNTIARPGYEMRLTDRVVTLPERFRDAGYATMMAGKWHLGYTDGARPTDRGFERAFAFMGGGTSHFNDAKPLGTVEAFHTFYTLNGKRVSLPQDFYSSEAYARQLTQWIDDTPQDKPIFAYLAFTAPHDPLQAPDDWIARFDGQYDAGYQAIYQQRIKRLKALGIINDNTPLPSLALDKAWQAMTPQQQKYAAKTMQVYAAMIANMDAQIGKVMQTLKQTGRDKNTIVLFLTDNGANPAQGFYYGSQPDYWRQFDNSYANIGRKGSFVAYGPHWANVSNAPYANYHKTTSGQGGINTDFIIAAPQLQQHGTIDRTPMAIYDIAPTLYEFAGIDAAKPLKKQAPLPMVGVSFKRYFSGEAQAAPRLNYAVELHNQAAYVDGDWKLRRLVKNGPQAASAPWGLFNLHDDPLETRDLAAEHPEMVKRLSAAYQRYARQGMVIEATGKMVDYLGVDADGHYIGIDPATRQPLAEAP; from the coding sequence ATGAAAAGAAAAGTGGTGGCAGTGGCGTTGAGCAGCGTGGTGTCAGGCCTGGCGCATAGCGCGCCGGGCGAACGGCCCAACGTATTGATTATTGTGGCGGACGATATGGGCTATTCCGACATCACGCCGTTTGGCGGCGAAATCCCGACGCCCAATCTGCAGGCGCTGGCAGAGCAGGGCGTACGCATGAGCCAGTTTTATACCTCGCCGATGTCGGCGCCGGCGCGGTCGATGCTGATGACCGGCAACACCAACCAGCAGGCGGGAATGGGCGCCATGTGGTGGTATCAGAACACCATTGCGCGTCCGGGCTATGAAATGCGCTTGACGGATCGGGTTGTTACGCTGCCGGAGCGCTTTCGCGACGCCGGCTACGCCACCATGATGGCGGGGAAATGGCACCTGGGCTACACCGACGGCGCGCGGCCGACCGATCGCGGTTTTGAACGGGCTTTCGCCTTTATGGGCGGCGGAACCAGTCATTTTAACGATGCGAAACCGCTCGGCACCGTCGAGGCGTTTCACACCTTCTATACCCTGAACGGCAAGCGGGTGTCGCTGCCGCAGGATTTCTACTCCAGCGAGGCCTATGCCCGCCAGCTGACGCAGTGGATCGATGACACGCCGCAGGATAAACCGATTTTCGCCTATCTGGCGTTTACCGCGCCGCACGATCCGCTGCAGGCGCCGGATGACTGGATCGCCAGGTTTGACGGCCAATACGATGCCGGCTACCAGGCGATTTATCAGCAGCGCATCAAGCGGCTGAAGGCGCTGGGCATCATTAACGACAATACGCCGCTGCCGTCGCTGGCGCTGGATAAGGCATGGCAGGCGATGACGCCGCAGCAGCAAAAGTATGCGGCGAAAACCATGCAGGTGTATGCGGCGATGATCGCCAATATGGACGCGCAGATCGGCAAGGTGATGCAGACCCTGAAACAGACCGGGCGCGATAAGAACACCATCGTGCTGTTCCTGACCGACAACGGCGCCAACCCGGCGCAGGGCTTCTATTACGGCTCGCAGCCGGACTACTGGCGTCAGTTTGACAACAGTTACGCCAATATCGGCCGCAAGGGGTCGTTTGTGGCTTACGGCCCGCACTGGGCTAACGTCAGCAACGCGCCGTACGCCAATTACCATAAGACCACCAGCGGGCAGGGCGGCATCAATACCGACTTTATTATTGCCGCCCCGCAGCTGCAGCAGCATGGCACCATCGACCGTACGCCGATGGCGATCTATGACATTGCGCCGACGCTGTATGAATTTGCCGGCATCGACGCCGCCAAGCCGCTGAAAAAACAGGCGCCGCTGCCGATGGTCGGCGTCAGTTTCAAACGCTATTTCAGCGGCGAGGCCCAGGCGGCGCCGCGGCTCAACTACGCCGTGGAGCTGCACAATCAGGCGGCCTATGTCGACGGCGACTGGAAGCTGCGCCGGCTGGTGAAAAACGGCCCGCAGGCCGCCAGCGCGCCCTGGGGACTGTTCAATCTGCACGACGATCCGCTGGAAACCCGCGATCTGGCCGCCGAGCACCCGGAGATGGTCAAACGTCTCAGCGCGGCCTATCAGCGCTATGCCCGGCAGGGGATGGTGATTGAAGCAACAGGCAAGATGGTGGACTACCTCGGGGTGGATGCCGACGGCCATTATATCGGTATCGATCCGGCGACCCGCCAGCCGCTGGCGGAGGCGCCATGA
- a CDS encoding iron-containing alcohol dehydrogenase — protein MTLTIANRHTWFGQGAIGRLIPLLEQDPQPTLLFSCRSFLNGPIYAALAPQLDPLLIGREIVSHEASPQELDQWVARWRGKAARVVAIGGGSVIDAAKAFSALVEHPLPTLRYMEKVGDTPISGATLPLIAIPTTAGTGSEVTQNAVITDTRVKQVKASLRHANFVPQTAILDPQLLQGAPDHVLAYCAIDAFTHLFEAYLSKTASSLTREQSLSGIRLFLDAWPALNRSDDAREAIMQASYLGGLTLSSAGLGVIHGIAGEVGALRDYHHGQVCGRLLLPFLQLLAESQQPQQRRLMQELAGRLFPQHPGSPEHYLSDFITEHAIAPFWQEPLALTADELRISVEKSNSKNSLLDYSARQRQQMIEAAFHIE, from the coding sequence ATGACCCTCACCATCGCCAACCGCCACACCTGGTTCGGCCAGGGCGCCATCGGGCGGTTGATCCCGCTGCTGGAGCAGGATCCGCAGCCCACGCTGCTGTTCAGCTGCCGCTCGTTTCTCAATGGCCCGATATACGCCGCACTGGCGCCGCAGCTCGATCCGCTGCTGATCGGCCGGGAGATCGTCAGCCATGAGGCCTCGCCGCAGGAGCTGGACCAGTGGGTCGCACGCTGGCGCGGCAAGGCGGCGCGGGTGGTGGCCATCGGCGGCGGCAGCGTGATCGACGCCGCCAAGGCATTCTCAGCGCTGGTGGAACACCCGCTGCCGACGCTGCGCTATATGGAAAAGGTGGGCGATACGCCCATCAGCGGCGCCACCCTGCCGCTGATCGCCATTCCCACCACCGCCGGCACCGGCAGCGAGGTCACCCAAAACGCGGTAATCACCGATACCCGTGTCAAGCAGGTTAAGGCCTCGCTGCGCCACGCCAATTTTGTGCCGCAGACGGCGATCCTCGATCCGCAGCTGCTGCAGGGCGCGCCCGACCACGTGCTGGCCTACTGCGCGATTGACGCTTTCACCCATCTGTTCGAGGCCTATCTGTCAAAAACCGCCAGCAGCCTGACGCGCGAGCAGTCGCTGAGCGGCATACGCCTGTTCCTCGACGCCTGGCCGGCATTGAACCGCAGCGACGATGCGCGCGAAGCCATTATGCAGGCATCCTATCTCGGCGGCCTGACGCTGAGCAGCGCCGGTTTGGGCGTGATCCACGGCATCGCCGGCGAGGTAGGCGCACTGCGCGACTACCATCACGGCCAGGTGTGCGGCCGCCTGCTGCTGCCGTTCCTGCAGTTGCTGGCAGAGAGCCAGCAGCCGCAGCAGCGCCGGCTGATGCAAGAACTGGCCGGGCGGCTGTTCCCGCAACATCCGGGCAGCCCCGAGCATTACCTGAGCGACTTCATCACCGAACACGCCATCGCGCCGTTCTGGCAGGAACCGCTGGCTCTGACGGCGGACGAGCTGCGCATCAGCGTGGAAAAGTCCAACAGTAAAAATTCGCTGCTCGACTACTCCGCCCGGCAGCGGCAACAGATGATAGAGGCGGCATTCCATATCGAATGA
- a CDS encoding anaerobic sulfatase maturase, which yields MNIDALRARQIPVSGVARAAAPFHLLVKPVGAGCNLACRYCYYPQRGDRPTRMDDALLAQFIRQYIAAQPRYSREINFVWQGGEPLLAGIGFYKRALALQRRYAPPGVVISNSLQTNGTLLTDAWCRLFREHNFIIGVSLDGDRQTQDAHRPDRRGNSSYDAALRGIALLQQHGVAFNLLVVVHDGVADAAAALYDQVTALGARFLQFQPLMLEGDAPAGGYSLSAANWGRFMRDIYRRWRQRGDVGRVFVMNIEHVYAQYFTQVSPDCVHAARCGGNLVMEQDGGVYACDHLIDEAHRLGRFNAGDELATLADAARALPFGRRKSVRRECQRCSVKMVCQGGCPAHLGPDGYNRLCAGYYAFFSEVLAPLRRYPRDAGGLALWRSAQPEASRP from the coding sequence ATGAATATCGATGCGCTGCGGGCGCGACAAATCCCGGTCAGCGGCGTAGCCCGCGCCGCCGCGCCGTTCCACCTGCTGGTGAAACCGGTCGGCGCCGGCTGCAATCTGGCCTGCCGCTACTGCTACTATCCGCAGCGCGGCGACAGGCCGACGCGGATGGACGATGCGCTGCTGGCGCAGTTTATCCGCCAGTACATCGCCGCCCAGCCGCGTTACAGCCGGGAGATCAACTTTGTCTGGCAGGGGGGCGAGCCGCTGCTGGCGGGCATCGGCTTCTATAAACGGGCGCTGGCGCTGCAGCGCCGCTATGCGCCGCCGGGCGTGGTGATCAGCAACAGTCTGCAGACCAACGGCACGCTGCTGACCGACGCCTGGTGCCGGCTGTTCAGAGAGCATAATTTTATTATCGGCGTCAGCCTGGACGGCGATCGTCAGACGCAGGACGCCCATCGTCCGGACCGGCGCGGCAACAGCAGCTATGACGCTGCGTTGCGCGGTATTGCGCTGCTGCAGCAGCACGGCGTGGCGTTTAACCTGCTGGTGGTGGTGCACGACGGCGTCGCCGACGCCGCCGCGGCGCTGTATGACCAGGTGACGGCGCTGGGGGCGCGTTTTCTGCAGTTTCAGCCGCTGATGCTGGAGGGCGACGCGCCGGCGGGCGGCTATAGCCTCAGCGCGGCCAACTGGGGGCGCTTTATGCGCGATATCTACCGCCGCTGGCGGCAGCGCGGCGACGTGGGGCGGGTGTTTGTGATGAATATTGAGCACGTCTACGCGCAGTATTTCACCCAGGTCAGCCCCGACTGCGTGCATGCGGCGCGCTGCGGCGGCAACCTGGTGATGGAGCAGGACGGCGGCGTCTACGCCTGCGATCACCTGATTGACGAGGCCCACCGGCTGGGGCGCTTTAACGCCGGCGATGAGCTGGCGACGCTGGCGGATGCCGCCCGCGCGCTGCCTTTCGGCCGGCGCAAGAGCGTACGGCGCGAGTGCCAGCGCTGCAGCGTGAAGATGGTGTGCCAGGGCGGCTGCCCGGCGCATCTGGGGCCGGACGGCTATAACCGGCTGTGCGCCGGCTACTACGCCTTTTTCTCCGAGGTGCTGGCCCCGCTGCGGCGCTACCCGCGCGACGCCGGCGGGCTGGCGCTGTGGCGCAGCGCACAGCCTGAGGCATCTCGTCCATAA
- a CDS encoding helix-turn-helix transcriptional regulator: MQTPSAPAANDAFIASCLNTIAHLIPVSAGVFYLVNSQLKPEHYILQGISANTHRQYLADFQHIDPMKPANFHRHDITMVNMTPAAIANNRQYYHDFMLPNNMRDMTEIFIRQRKRIVAGVSLIRDTPFTALERGRLHAVLPLIELATRDLLPEGEAQLLTAKEQEIVNLVREGASNKRIALKLGISLSTVKTHMRNIFSKTAVVNRTELVSSGFIAQG; encoded by the coding sequence ATGCAGACACCATCAGCGCCCGCGGCGAACGATGCCTTTATTGCCAGTTGCCTGAACACCATCGCGCATCTTATTCCCGTTTCCGCCGGCGTGTTTTATTTGGTCAACAGCCAGTTAAAACCCGAGCATTATATTTTGCAGGGCATTTCCGCCAATACGCATCGGCAATATTTGGCAGATTTCCAGCATATTGATCCGATGAAACCGGCCAACTTTCATCGGCACGATATTACCATGGTAAATATGACGCCGGCGGCCATCGCCAATAACCGCCAGTATTACCATGATTTTATGTTGCCGAATAATATGCGCGATATGACCGAAATCTTTATTCGCCAACGCAAGCGCATTGTCGCCGGGGTGTCATTAATCCGTGATACGCCGTTTACCGCGCTGGAACGCGGCCGGCTGCACGCGGTGCTGCCGCTGATTGAGCTGGCGACGCGCGACCTGCTGCCCGAGGGCGAAGCGCAGCTGCTGACCGCCAAAGAGCAGGAAATTGTCAACCTGGTGCGCGAAGGCGCCAGCAATAAACGCATTGCCTTAAAGCTGGGTATTTCGCTCTCCACGGTGAAAACTCATATGCGCAATATATTTTCTAAAACCGCAGTGGTAAACCGCACCGAATTGGTGTCCAGCGGATTTATCGCCCAGGGATAA
- a CDS encoding phospholipase D-like domain-containing protein — protein MSHDAVNARFDVPGYELVYSAPVETCLQNDDLRDSAEVWRQMFAQARQRIDIAQFYVMNQPGSRLDAVLAELRRAGERGVKIRLLLERKGLRNSAADTLEQLAAIPQLALRVLDYQPLSGGIMHAKYLLVDGEQAFVGSQNFDWRALEHIHEVGLRVSDVGVVRQIQAVFEQDWQAQALQAQQRPVPPLTYQPAPPADSYLLASPRAYVPPGVIDTQSELPRLLAAAQRRVRVQVMEYAPLSFGPGRSRPYYAVIDNALRGAAARGVQVELMVADWNTKKPEIAYLKSLALLPNVQLKVVTIPAAGSGFIPYARVIHSKIMTIDERLAWVGTSNWSGGYLDNSRNLELVLHNDALTARLDQLYQQLWDSPYAAALRIEEDYPTPRPGG, from the coding sequence ATGAGTCATGATGCCGTCAATGCGCGTTTTGACGTGCCCGGCTATGAGCTGGTGTACAGCGCGCCGGTAGAAACCTGCCTGCAGAATGATGACCTGCGCGACAGCGCCGAAGTCTGGCGGCAGATGTTCGCCCAGGCGCGGCAGCGCATCGATATCGCCCAGTTTTATGTGATGAACCAGCCCGGCAGCCGGCTGGATGCGGTGCTGGCGGAACTGCGCCGCGCCGGCGAGCGCGGGGTGAAAATCCGCCTGCTGCTGGAGCGCAAGGGGCTGCGTAATTCGGCGGCGGATACGCTGGAACAGCTGGCGGCGATCCCGCAGTTGGCGCTGCGCGTGCTGGACTATCAGCCGCTGAGCGGCGGCATTATGCACGCCAAATACCTGCTGGTGGACGGCGAACAGGCGTTTGTCGGCAGCCAGAATTTTGACTGGCGGGCGCTGGAGCATATTCATGAGGTCGGGCTGCGCGTCAGCGATGTCGGTGTGGTGCGCCAGATACAGGCGGTGTTTGAGCAGGACTGGCAGGCGCAGGCGCTGCAGGCGCAGCAGCGGCCGGTGCCGCCGTTGACCTATCAGCCGGCGCCGCCGGCGGACAGTTATTTGCTCGCCAGCCCGCGCGCGTATGTGCCGCCGGGGGTGATCGATACGCAGAGCGAGCTGCCGCGGCTGCTGGCGGCGGCGCAGCGGCGGGTGCGGGTACAGGTGATGGAGTATGCGCCGCTCTCCTTCGGCCCGGGGCGCAGCCGGCCCTATTATGCGGTTATCGACAACGCCCTGCGCGGCGCGGCGGCGCGTGGCGTCCAGGTGGAGCTGATGGTGGCGGACTGGAACACCAAAAAGCCGGAGATCGCTTATCTGAAGAGTCTGGCGCTGCTGCCGAACGTACAGCTGAAAGTGGTGACCATTCCCGCCGCCGGCAGCGGGTTTATTCCCTATGCCCGGGTGATCCACAGCAAAATTATGACCATTGATGAGCGGCTTGCCTGGGTCGGCACCAGCAACTGGAGCGGCGGTTATCTGGATAATTCGCGAAATCTGGAACTGGTGCTGCATAACGATGCGCTGACCGCGCGGCTGGACCAGCTGTATCAGCAACTGTGGGACAGCCCGTATGCGGCGGCGCTGCGTATTGAGGAAGACTACCCGACGCCTCGGCCGGGCGGCTGA
- a CDS encoding L,D-transpeptidase family protein: protein MNMSIRALLTLFTALVAFSQTALAVVYPLPAKDSRLVGENIQIQVPEDSKLPLESFAAQYQMGLSNMLEANPGVDPFLPKAGSTLTIPQQLILPDTPRQGIIINSAEMRLYYYPKGTNTVVVLPIGIGQLGKDTPMNWVTSVQRKKDGPTWTPTAKMREEYAEQGEILPAVFPAGPDNPMGLYALYIGRLYAIHGTNANFGIGLRVSHGCVRLRADDIKYLFDNVPVGTRVQFINEPVKASVEPDGSRYLEVHNPLSANEEQLKSKDPVPVMLSPAVGKVLMDSGVNQSEVDAAIKARSGMPVKVN, encoded by the coding sequence ATAAACATGAGCATTCGCGCGTTATTAACCCTGTTTACGGCCCTGGTGGCGTTCAGCCAGACCGCCCTCGCCGTTGTTTACCCTCTGCCGGCCAAAGACAGCCGTCTGGTGGGGGAGAATATCCAGATCCAGGTCCCTGAGGACAGCAAGCTGCCGCTGGAAAGTTTTGCCGCGCAGTACCAGATGGGTCTGAGCAATATGCTGGAAGCCAACCCGGGCGTCGATCCCTTCCTGCCGAAGGCCGGCAGCACGCTGACCATTCCGCAGCAGCTGATTCTGCCGGATACGCCGCGTCAGGGTATTATTATCAACAGCGCGGAAATGCGTCTGTACTACTACCCGAAAGGCACCAACACCGTGGTGGTGCTGCCGATCGGCATCGGTCAGCTGGGTAAGGACACGCCAATGAACTGGGTGACCAGCGTACAGCGCAAGAAGGACGGCCCGACCTGGACGCCGACCGCCAAAATGCGTGAAGAATACGCGGAGCAAGGGGAAATCCTGCCGGCGGTGTTCCCGGCCGGCCCGGATAATCCGATGGGGCTGTATGCGCTGTATATCGGCCGCCTGTACGCCATTCACGGCACCAATGCCAACTTCGGCATCGGCCTGCGCGTCAGCCACGGCTGCGTGCGTCTGCGCGCCGACGATATCAAATACCTGTTCGATAACGTGCCGGTCGGCACGCGCGTGCAGTTTATCAATGAGCCGGTGAAAGCCTCGGTCGAGCCGGACGGCAGCCGCTACCTGGAAGTGCACAACCCGCTTTCCGCCAACGAAGAGCAGCTGAAGTCGAAAGATCCGGTGCCGGTGATGCTGTCGCCGGCGGTTGGCAAGGTGCTGATGGACAGCGGCGTCAACCAAAGCGAAGTCGACGCGGCGATCAAAGCGCGTTCCGGCATGCCGGTGAAAGTGAACTGA
- a CDS encoding helix-turn-helix domain-containing protein, with protein sequence MHQRAVINQLLVWIEQNLEQTLSLDEIAAKAGYSKWHLQRMFKRQTGHVLGTYVRRRRLSAAARELRLTGTSVAIIADKYQFDSQQTFTRGFRQQFGLPPAAYRRSAEWPGYGMQPPLRLCAPPLPAADFVELPAMRLVGRTQRRTLTLNELSRRKKELRQSAWNALRCPLSGPPAVAYGLARLDVDSRQQDRQCMAYTVALDDEQTAGEVVRIEPGEYVSFVYQGQAEDFQSFIARVYDSVMPALNVVRRPGSDIERFYPAQGGFYHQAGAAIHCEYLIPIRRLPAQATRR encoded by the coding sequence ATGCATCAACGGGCGGTGATTAATCAGCTGCTGGTGTGGATCGAACAGAATCTGGAACAGACGCTGTCTCTGGATGAGATCGCGGCGAAAGCCGGCTATTCCAAATGGCATCTGCAACGGATGTTCAAACGCCAGACCGGCCACGTTCTGGGCACCTACGTGCGGCGTAGAAGACTGAGCGCTGCGGCGCGCGAACTGCGGCTGACGGGCACCAGCGTGGCGATTATTGCGGATAAATACCAGTTTGACTCCCAGCAGACCTTCACCCGCGGTTTCCGTCAGCAGTTCGGTCTGCCGCCGGCCGCTTACCGCCGCAGTGCGGAGTGGCCGGGCTATGGTATGCAGCCGCCGCTGCGTTTGTGTGCGCCGCCGTTGCCGGCGGCGGACTTTGTCGAACTGCCGGCAATGCGGCTGGTGGGGCGGACACAGCGCCGCACGCTGACGTTAAACGAACTGAGCCGGCGGAAAAAAGAGCTGCGCCAGAGCGCCTGGAACGCGCTGCGCTGCCCGCTGTCCGGGCCGCCGGCGGTAGCCTACGGCCTGGCCCGGCTGGACGTCGACAGCCGCCAGCAGGATCGGCAGTGCATGGCGTACACCGTTGCCCTGGACGATGAGCAAACGGCGGGGGAGGTGGTGCGGATTGAACCGGGAGAGTACGTCAGCTTTGTCTACCAGGGACAGGCGGAGGATTTCCAGAGTTTTATCGCCCGCGTCTACGACAGCGTGATGCCGGCGCTGAATGTGGTGCGCCGCCCGGGCAGCGATATTGAGCGTTTTTACCCCGCGCAGGGTGGTTTTTACCATCAGGCCGGCGCGGCGATCCACTGTGAATATCTGATCCCCATTCGACGTTTGCCGGCGCAGGCAACGCGGCGCTGA